The genomic stretch ccacatgagagctaacaaactcactgactatttatacacagacactaattgcaatttaaaaagccacaggtgtgggaaattaacctttaattgccatttaaacctgtgtgtgtcaccttgtgtgtctgtaacaaggccaaacattcaagggtatgtaaacttttgatcagggccatttgggtgatttctgttatcattatgatttaaaaacgagccaaacaactatgtgatgataaatgacttcaaatgatcactatccttaaataaaagactttattttttattttttgcatgatcagtcatgttttcaaattcaatgccaaaatttcacaatttctgccagggtatgcaaacttttgagcacaactgtacactaaggttgaagtcattaaaactaattttttaacgactccacagatttaatattagtaaactatagatttgttaagtcgtttaggacatctattttgtgcatgacatgagtaatttttccagcaattgtttacagacagattgtttcacttttaattgactatatcacaattccagtgggtcagaagtttacatacactaagttaactgtgcctttaagcagcttggtaaattccagaaaatggtgtcaagcgtttagacaattaaccaattagcttctgataggaggtgtactgaattggaggtgtacctgtggctGTATTTTAAGGtccaccttcaaactcagtgcctctttgcatcATGGGAAAACCAAAGATATCaggcaagacctcagaaaaaaattgtggacctccacaagtctggttcatccttgggagcaatttccaaatgcctgaaggtaccacgttcatctgtacaaacaacagtacgcaagtataaacaccatgggaccacacagccatcatacctcaggaaggagacgcattctgtctcctagagatgaacgtagtttggtgcgaaaaatgcaaataaatcccagaacaacagcaaaggacattgtgaagatgctggaggaaacaggtagaaaagtatctatatccacagtaaaacaagtcctatatcgatataacctgaaaggctgctcagcaaggaaggagccactgctccaaaatagggatgggcatgagtactcgaGGACTcaggtactcggacgtggcatcaatgatcgatcatgaaaacgatgatcgatagtgatcacgcatgatgtgactttgaCATAATTCGAAATCCAGtaacaattacctgacaactaagcacaaacatgtcaaagagggagcttatttttaattttgagattgattacattgtgactttgaggggtacattgattatcaGAGACTTCTCATGGCTAACAAACTGATATGACGCTGCAGTGCTATCgttacaataatcaaaacaaagagagtgtaattaaccgtgttttgaacacctgtctctgcaaaacgtttgctaaacacgctttatcatttaatgtaagaactttgactcattaatggatattatttaatgaaagtgaatgattgtCACTGaatgtaaacctccctgccctgcgtggagtcatgtttgcgtgatgtaacacacacctgcatctcgacaaaatgaagatttccgcacgagtttccaagttagatgtccgatataaagtgtcattccattgcactttccccagttgaaaggtggaaattcagaccctctgagttgaatggaatgcttcatgaatcacagcaacaacaatacagagcattgcGGCTTTCCTCACTAGAGCGAACAtttgggacacacacacacacaccaggcgcatGTGGCAGTGTACAGCAgacgagtgtttcaaacagctagacagagcgcagttaaatggaacacaatgcagcatcttcaaaactgaacttcaacttaacatgcatattaaaatgCAATGGATATGGcatctcctgttatttgaaagtagacggttcagacagtcactaaaaaaaactggtgcacaCTTAcgaagattactacggtaacctgaaggaagaacagacagacgcgcattgtgcacattcattgagttgggcagtgaatcttcacataatgacaaaatatgatgcattatattttgatcattcaatcttttgtacattttgtaacattttattttataacagcctataatgatgaatagacgatacactggacaacaagacacaatgcagtagctatagacgtttgtcagacatgttattgtATATATAGagttatgaacatgtaattgCCCCTtgagtactcgagtaattagtctgagtacttgagtagacaaaatgaccaaaatgcccatccctactccaaaactgccataaaaaagccagactacagtttgcaagtgcacatggggacaatcttactttttggagaaatgtccaaattgagctgtttggccataatgaccatcgttatgtttggaggagaaagggtgaggattgcaggccgaagaacaccatcccaaccgtgaagcatgggggtggcagcatcatgttgtgggggtgctttgctgcaggggggactggtacacttcacagaatagatggcatcatgaggaaggaaaattatgtggatatactgaagcaacatttcaagacatcagccaggaagttaaagcttggtcgcaaatgggtcttccaaatggacaatgaccccaagcatacctccaaagttgtgacaaaagggcttaaggacaacaaagtcaaggtattggagtggccatcacaaagccctgacctcaatccgatagaagatttgtgggcagaactgaaaaagcatgtgcgagcaaggtggcctacaaacctgactcagttacaccagttctgtctggaggaatgggacacaattccagcaacatattgtgagaagcttgtggaaggatacctaAAACATTCCCTAGAGGAATTTCCTACATTGCTTCCTCAGTGTTACAGAATTTTTCCTGCAGTGTTTCCTGTAAGATTTTTCTGCAGTGTTTCCTCAGTGATTCCCACCTCCCCAAGAAATTAAGACTAACGACATGCTTAACAAGaaaaaaatcgtttttttttctttcttttttctatttaaagACTTTTATTAGAGCAGATCTCTTTCTAATGTGTATTTTTAAATTAGATATTAATTTTAGAATTAAGTTGCAACACAGTGAGGTAAGAGAGTAAATCCTATCTCTTTCAGTGTTATTTGGAGTTATTGTTCTTGCCAGATACGACTGTGTATTTAACATGAaacatcttctgattggctgtaatTTTGAGGAGCATTTTCACTTTCAACAAAGACAGAGAAATTTCTTGTCAATTGAAACTTTTTGCATCACACCCAATTAGGATAAAATGCTTTATGGGTGTGATGATATTGACTGTTTAACTGTCTAAGATTAAACAATTGTGTGACAACCAGTCATATGGCAGTCTGGCCTCCATTTTTCAATACCTGATTTGGTTGATGTTTTGGaatgtttaagtcatttttatttgtgtagcgcttttcCCAACAcacaatttcaaagcagctttacagaaaatgatgctttaATGATTGTATTTAATTATAGTAATGAGTTATACTTGTTTTATTCTGAACAGGCAGATGATGAGGATGCCTCAGGCAATGAGATCAAGACCCTGCGTGCTCACAGTGGTCCTGTGTACCGCACAGCATTCCTGACGGATGGCTCCGGTCTGCTGTCATGTTCGGAGGACTCCACCGTCCGCTTCTGGGACCTGAACTGCTTCACCAACACCGTCCTGTACCGTGGTCACACCTACCCCGTCTGGGACGTGGACGTCAGTCCCTGCAGCCTGTACTTCTCGACGGCGTCTCACGACCGCACCGCCCGCCTCTGGAGCTTTGCCCGCACATACCCGCTTCGTCTCTACGCCGGCCACCTCTCTGACGTGGACTGCGTCAAATTCCACCCCAACTCCAACTATGTAGCGACGGGCTCTACTGATAAAACCGTGCGACTGTGGAGCACGCAGCAGGGGGCGTCTGTGAGGTTGTTTACTGGGCACCGTGGCCCCGTGCTCTCGCTCGCCTTCTCACCCAACGGAAAGTACCTGGCGTCGGCTGGAGAGGACCAGAGACTGAAGCTGTGGGACCTGGCATCTGGTGCTCTGTTTAAAGACCTCCGTGGTCACACCGACAGCATCACCAGCCTCTCTTTCAGCCAGGACAGCAGTCTGGTGGCTTCTGCCTCCATGGATAACTCCGTGCGTGTGTGGGACATACGAAACGCTCACGGCACCGCCCAGGCCGATGGTTCCAGCAGCGAGCTGATTGGACAGTACACGGGCAACACTAGTAATATACTAAACGTGCAGTTCATGGGCTGTAACCTGCTGCTAGTGACGGGCACTGCGCTAGAAAAACAAGAACAGTGAAAGAGGATGTGTATGAGTGAATTGCACAAAAATATGTTCAGGTCACATTCCATCCCAAATCAAaagtacaaaaaacatattttgcttAAATGAAGCCTATTGTAGGACCGTTAGGATTTTTCTAAGCACATTGTTCCCAAAAATGCAGAATATTTTGAGTTTTCTGTAATCCTTGTGATTctcattattgttaaaattattattttttttttcatgaaaatcaaAATGAAGGCAGAACTGGACTACAACAATTTGAACTTAAAATCATGAACTAAATCCAAATAACATTGGGGAAATTTTTTTGTGCATGTCAGTAATGAGAAttgcaattttgttttgaaatgtttgaaattaatttaacaATGTAAACAATCCTAATGGTCCTAAATTAATTTTTCATGTTCTTTAATTTAAATAGtaatttaaatttctttttttatgtgaaaaatgacaaataacatggAGGGATGTGTGTTGATGTAATTATTAGCCATATGTTTGTGAAATTACTTGTTAGGTCAAAACTTCTAGTCTGGATCTTTCAGTTTAGCTAATTTCAGTTAACCTTGCTGTTGCTTTATCGAtggctcatttttatttttacaatagcGTTATAAAGGTAAGGCTGAACGCATGTCTTAGACTGTTCTGCATACTTGTATGGATTTTGTCCAGGAAGCCATTTGAACTGATTTAAGTCCTATAGACGTGATTAAGGACTGTGAACCTTTGTCAGGATATATACCTTATTTAATTTGACAGAataaaacaaggctgtgagggatacagGCTTTTTCAATGATGTCTGACATT from Myxocyprinus asiaticus isolate MX2 ecotype Aquarium Trade chromosome 7, UBuf_Myxa_2, whole genome shotgun sequence encodes the following:
- the LOC127444076 gene encoding TAF5-like RNA polymerase II p300/CBP-associated factor-associated factor 65 kDa subunit 5L isoform X2; the encoded protein is MARCGLKGAVDSFYSRFHSLFQQDPEQKAIVDLLRGAVTLQDVTSNPKLCSLLDHKYVVHLTDQAYSYLLRYLQSDDNSVICWVLSTHIQVEVTAARQTDYQLYGAGLGTGNANSTSSSSTTWTAVDGSDGTEPVEVTAGLPQNEAALEALQDCIKRVREGPPSLTTICFYAFQHTDQLLNTAEVSADSRLLAAGFDNSAVKLWSLRARKLKAGPHRVDVSKIRLACDVLEEEADDEDASGNEIKTLRAHSGPVYRTAFLTDGSGLLSCSEDSTVRFWDLNCFTNTVLYRGHTYPVWDVDVSPCSLYFSTASHDRTARLWSFARTYPLRLYAGHLSDVDCVKFHPNSNYVATGSTDKTVRLWSTQQGASVRLFTGHRGPVLSLAFSPNGKYLASAGEDQRLKLWDLASGALFKDLRGHTDSITSLSFSQDSSLVASASMDNSVRVWDIRNAHGTAQADGSSSELIGQYTGNTSNILNVQFMGCNLLLVTGTALEKQEQ